From the Periophthalmus magnuspinnatus isolate fPerMag1 chromosome 1, fPerMag1.2.pri, whole genome shotgun sequence genome, one window contains:
- the LOC117373825 gene encoding cytochrome P450 4V2-like codes for MAVLVGSYSLPMILVSAFILALTYITYKLLGDYVSKYITMKPIPEIGTTLPIIGNAHQMKMNPGEFFSQIQELTREFYALPLFKIWIGTIPFVVLYHSETVEAILNNPIHIDKAYAYSFLHPWLGTGLLTSTGTKWRQRRKMLTPTFHFSILTDFLDVMNEQAEILVEKLQEKAGKGVFNCFPHVTLCALDIICETAMGKKIYAQSNAESEYVKCVYRMSDIISRRQRMPWYWPEFLYYSIGDGKEHDKILKVLHSFTYKVINERAENISNSESDSETDGKKRQAFLDMLLKTTDEEGHSMSHRDIQEEVDTFMFEGHDTTAAAMNWALHLVGSHPEVQCKIHQELDEVFGTSERPINTEDLKKLRYLECVIKEGLRLYPSVPFFARTICQDTTIRGFKVLKGSNVVVVTYALHRDPRHFPDPEEFRPERFLPENSVGRPAYAYVPFSAGLRNCIGQRFALMEEKVVLASVLRHFTVEACQKREELHPVGELILRPQKGIYIKLEKRTPGVSAR; via the exons ATGGCAGTACTCGTGGGCAGCTACTCGCTTCCAATGATCTTGGTCAGTGCTTTCATCCTGGCTCTAACATACATCACATACAAATTGCTAGGCGACTATGTTTCCAAGTATATCACTATGAAGCCCATTCCTGAGATTGGGACAACATTGCCCATCATTGGAAATGCACACCAGATGAAAATGAATCCAGGAG AATTTTTCTCCCAGATCCAGGAGCTCACCAGGGAGTTTTACGCATTACCACTGTTCAAAATCTGGATTGGTACTATCCCATTTGTCGTCTTGTACCATTCTGAAACTGTCGAG GCCATTTTGAACAACCCCATCCACATCGACAAGGCCTATGCATATTCATTCTTGCACCCCTGGCTTGGCACAGGTCTTCTCACAAG CACTGGCACCAAATGGcgacagaggaggaagatgcTGACCCCAACCTTCCACTTCTCTATTCTGACTGACTTCCTGGACGTGATGAATGAGCAGGCTGAGATCCTGGTGGAGAAGCTGCAGGAGAAGGCTGGCAAGGGAGTGTTTAACTGCTTCCCCCATGTCACCCTGTGTGCTCTAGACATTATCTGTG AAACTGCCATGGGAAAGAAAATCTATGCACAAAGTAATGCCGAATCCGAGTATGTCAAGTGTGTATACAG AATGAGTGACATTATCAGTCGGAGACAGAGAATGCCATGGTATTGGCCGGAGTTTTTGTACTATTCTATAGGAGACGGCAAAGAGCATGACAAGATCCTCAAGGTTCTCCATTCCTTTACATACAAA GTTATCAATGAGAGAGCGGAGAACATTTCCAACTCTGAatcagacagtgagacagacgGAAAGAAGAGGCAAGCGTTCCTGGACATGCTCCTGAAGACCACAGATGAAGAGGGACACAGCATGAGCCACAGGGACATTCAGGAGGAGGTGGACACCTTCATGTTTGAG GGTCACGATACCACGGCTGCTGCCATGAACTGGGCTCTACACCTGGTGGGCTCTCATCCTGAGGTGCAGTGTAAGATACACCAAGAGCTGGATGAGGTGTTTG GAACATCAGAGAGGCCTATCAACACAGAAGACCTGAAGAAGTTGCGCTACCTGGAGTGTGTAATCAAAGAAGGGCTGCGGCTGTACCCTTCAGTCCCGTTCTTCGCACGCACAATCTGCCAGGACACCACCATCA GAGGCTTTAAGGTTCTCAAAGGTTCCAATGTTGTAGTTGTGACTTATGCTCTACATCGGGACCCGAGGCATTTCCCAGATCCTGAGGAATTCAGACCAGAGCGATTCCTCCCAGAAAACTCAGTGGGACGACCTGCCTACGCCTATGTACCCTTCTCTGCCGGACTACGCAACTGCATTG GCCAGCGTTTTGCCCTGATGGAGGAGAAGGTGGTGTTAGCGTCCGTATTGCGACACTTCACTGTGGAGGCGTGTCAGAAACGAGAGGAACTACACCCAGTAGGAGAACTCATCCTCCGTCCACAGAAGGGCATTTATATCAAATTGGAGAAGAGGACCCCGGGGGTGTCTGCAAGATAA